A region from the Bacteroidota bacterium genome encodes:
- a CDS encoding Na+/H+ antiporter subunit D, giving the protein MQDTYAQILVAAPVLYPLLLGMLTLSLWNKPRWQQWVNVAGTGVFVLFGLLLLHTVLNEGIQVVQSGNWRAPFGISLVADVFSSVMVVITTIMAFAVAVYSVSSMGREDELHEARRSIQFAYYPLLNIMYMGINGAFLTGDIFNLYVWFEVMLISSFVLLSLGQRKFQLEGTFKYVAINLLSSTLFLIGVGLLYALTGTLNMADLALKVPQVEDQGMVMLVSVFFMVAFGIKSAVFPLFFWLPASYHTPPISISAIFAGMLTKVGVYSLIRVFSLIFVTNVGFTHHILLWIAGLTMLVGVMGAAVQFDIRRILSFHIISQIGYMVMGLALFSPLAMAGAVFYIMHHIIVKANLFFIGGLIERVSGQFDVRRVGGLLNAYPLLAVLFLIPALSLAGLPPLSGFWSKLLVIKAGIDLQSYVVVFVALFVGLLTLFSMIKIWNEGFWAPAPGDAPPFTEKLWSARNIWMVIPVAMLAAITLWIGFYPEPFYQIAEKAAFQLLNPEEYITKVLGGAP; this is encoded by the coding sequence ATGCAGGACACTTACGCTCAAATTCTGGTGGCCGCGCCAGTGCTTTATCCCTTGTTGCTGGGTATGCTCACGCTGTCGTTGTGGAACAAGCCCAGATGGCAGCAATGGGTAAATGTGGCCGGTACGGGTGTTTTCGTGCTATTCGGTCTGTTGTTGCTCCACACGGTGCTGAACGAGGGCATACAGGTGGTGCAGTCGGGCAACTGGCGCGCACCATTCGGCATCAGTCTGGTGGCCGACGTGTTCAGCTCGGTCATGGTAGTAATCACAACCATAATGGCTTTTGCCGTTGCCGTTTATTCGGTTTCGTCCATGGGCAGGGAGGATGAGCTACACGAAGCCCGCCGAAGCATTCAGTTTGCCTACTATCCCCTGCTCAACATCATGTATATGGGCATCAACGGAGCATTTCTGACCGGCGATATTTTTAATCTATACGTTTGGTTCGAAGTAATGCTTATTTCCTCTTTTGTGCTTTTGTCGCTCGGACAACGTAAGTTTCAGCTCGAGGGCACCTTTAAATATGTGGCTATTAACCTGCTTTCGTCCACCCTGTTTCTGATCGGGGTAGGATTGTTGTATGCCCTCACCGGCACATTGAACATGGCTGATCTCGCACTGAAGGTTCCGCAGGTGGAAGATCAGGGAATGGTGATGCTGGTGTCGGTGTTTTTCATGGTAGCATTTGGCATCAAATCGGCTGTTTTTCCGCTGTTTTTCTGGCTTCCGGCCTCCTACCACACCCCTCCCATAAGCATTTCGGCCATTTTCGCAGGTATGCTCACCAAGGTTGGGGTATATAGCCTGATCCGGGTGTTCAGTCTGATTTTTGTCACAAATGTCGGGTTCACGCATCACATCCTGCTCTGGATTGCCGGATTAACCATGCTGGTTGGGGTGATGGGTGCAGCGGTGCAGTTCGATATCCGTCGCATTTTATCTTTCCACATCATCAGCCAGATTGGGTATATGGTAATGGGCCTGGCCTTGTTCAGCCCACTCGCCATGGCCGGCGCGGTATTCTACATCATGCACCACATCATCGTTAAAGCCAATCTGTTTTTTATTGGTGGCCTGATCGAAAGGGTAAGCGGGCAGTTCGATGTGCGTCGTGTGGGCGGACTGCTCAATGCCTATCCGCTGCTGGCTGTTCTTTTTCTCATCCCTGCCCTCTCGCTGGCCGGGCTGCCACCATTGTCGGGCTTCTGGAGTAAGTTACTGGTAATCAAGGCTGGCATCGACCTTCAAAGTTATGTCGTTGTATTCGTGGCATTGTTTGTTGGTCTGCTCACCCTTTTCTCAATGATCAAGATCTGGAACGAAGGTTTCTGGGCACCCGCACCCGGGGATGCTCCCCCGTTTACCGAAAAGTTGTGGAGTGCGCGAAACATCTGGATGGTCATTCCTGTTGCCATGCTTGCAGCTATCACCTTGTGGATTGGATTTTATCCGGAACCTTTTTACCAGATTGCAGAAAAAGCTGCATTTCAGCTGCTTAATCCTGAGGAATACATCACCAAGGTTTTGGGAGGTGCACCATGA
- a CDS encoding Na+/H+ antiporter subunit C — MNILLALLIGFLFGAAIYMILRRSIIKLIIGLMLLSYAANLLIFAVAKVQRARLPLIPEGSSNVVADVADPLPQALVLTAIVIGFGVMAFAIVLIQQLYQQSGVEDSDELKTTDH; from the coding sequence ATGAATATCCTGCTTGCCTTGCTCATCGGGTTTTTGTTTGGCGCTGCCATTTATATGATACTGCGCCGAAGCATCATCAAGCTGATCATCGGGTTGATGTTGTTAAGCTATGCGGCCAATCTGCTCATCTTTGCCGTGGCCAAGGTGCAACGTGCCAGGTTGCCCCTCATTCCCGAAGGATCCTCCAATGTTGTTGCAGACGTGGCCGACCCGCTGCCTCAGGCTCTTGTGCTCACAGCAATCGTTATCGGTTTTGGTGTGATGGCCTTTGCAATTGTGCTCATTCAGCAACTTTACCAGCAATCGGGCGTTGAAGACAGTGATGAACTAAAAACTACTGACCACTGA
- a CDS encoding putative monovalent cation/H+ antiporter subunit A: MIVLIVSGFMAAILAPALYHTLPRYAGKILSLIPLAMLVWLASFFPQLQLEPQQLFKYTWFSSAGIGLDFLIDSFGLLFGLIITGIGTLVVLYASSYLQGHPKEGRFYAYILFFMTSMIGVVLSDNIFSLFVFWELTSISSFLLIGFKHESLKSRKAALQALLVTGGGGLALLAGLIMMGNMAGTYSLAALLHSGTNFGTQPLYIPALILILLGAFTKSAQFPFHFWLPNAMEAPTPVSAYLHSATMVKAGVFLLARLNPMLSGNPLWHESLMIFGGITMISGAAMATGQTDLKRILAYTTVSALGIMVFLIGSGGKYAITAAVSFLLVHSLYKGALFLVAGAVDHETGTRDIRQLGGLRTKMPITFAAALLAGLSYAGIPPFLGFIAKELIYESSLGLAAFHLPWTAAALITNIFLVATAALVVWKPFTGQMTSTPKTAHEAPVAMWIGPLLLGLIGLATGIFPKMISPVIHSAIQNISGLQGAKLVLWHGWNIPLLLSIVTLAGGLGWFALTPRLHKITLFDRLSIIGPENAYEKGLNGLLKWADIQTNFFQDGKLRHYFYWILSTFTFLIFYTAMRFGSLGKLNIEPNGVLFHELMIVLVMLISTYKAITSETVLSAVAALGITGFGMALLFALFSAPDLALTQFSIETLTVLLLVFIIYKVPRFGQHSTATIRRRDAIISSLAGISMSLLVLIALQLPEGERISRYFVENSYELAHGRNIVNVILVDFRALDTMGEIVVLALAAIGVFTLLRFRTRAEKAEKD, from the coding sequence ATGATTGTGCTGATCGTTTCCGGATTTATGGCAGCCATTCTGGCTCCGGCTTTGTATCACACCCTTCCCCGTTATGCAGGCAAAATACTCAGCCTGATCCCTTTGGCAATGCTGGTGTGGTTGGCTTCCTTTTTTCCGCAGTTGCAGCTCGAACCACAACAACTTTTCAAATACACCTGGTTCAGTTCGGCAGGAATCGGCCTGGACTTTCTGATCGACAGCTTCGGCCTGCTCTTTGGTCTGATCATCACCGGTATTGGCACACTCGTAGTTTTGTATGCTTCGTCTTATCTTCAGGGCCACCCGAAAGAGGGCCGTTTTTATGCATACATCCTCTTCTTTATGACCTCGATGATCGGGGTGGTATTGTCGGACAACATCTTTTCGCTTTTCGTTTTCTGGGAACTCACCAGCATCAGCTCATTTTTGCTCATCGGATTTAAGCACGAGAGCCTCAAATCGCGCAAGGCTGCCCTGCAGGCGTTGCTGGTAACGGGAGGTGGCGGACTTGCCCTGCTGGCAGGTTTGATCATGATGGGCAATATGGCCGGCACTTACAGCCTGGCTGCCTTGCTGCACAGCGGTACCAATTTCGGCACACAGCCCTTATACATCCCCGCGCTGATATTGATTTTGTTGGGCGCCTTCACCAAGTCGGCGCAGTTTCCTTTCCATTTCTGGCTCCCCAATGCCATGGAAGCGCCAACCCCGGTGAGCGCATACCTGCATTCGGCCACCATGGTCAAGGCCGGAGTGTTTTTGCTAGCACGGCTGAATCCCATGCTTTCGGGTAATCCCCTCTGGCACGAAAGCCTGATGATATTCGGAGGTATCACCATGATCAGCGGCGCTGCCATGGCCACCGGCCAGACCGACCTGAAACGCATCCTGGCCTATACCACTGTGAGCGCACTCGGTATCATGGTATTTCTGATTGGATCGGGAGGAAAGTATGCCATTACGGCGGCCGTGAGTTTTCTCCTCGTTCATTCGCTCTACAAAGGAGCCCTGTTCCTGGTTGCCGGAGCTGTTGACCACGAAACTGGCACGCGCGACATCCGTCAGTTGGGCGGTTTGCGCACAAAAATGCCGATCACCTTTGCGGCTGCCCTGCTGGCAGGTCTTTCTTATGCCGGGATTCCGCCATTTCTCGGTTTCATCGCCAAAGAGCTGATCTACGAATCCTCGCTCGGTTTAGCAGCGTTTCACCTGCCCTGGACAGCTGCCGCCCTGATTACCAACATCTTCCTTGTGGCCACTGCCGCATTGGTGGTCTGGAAACCCTTTACCGGCCAGATGACAAGCACCCCAAAAACTGCCCACGAGGCTCCTGTGGCCATGTGGATCGGTCCTTTGCTGCTGGGCCTGATTGGCCTTGCCACCGGTATCTTCCCTAAGATGATTTCGCCGGTCATACATTCAGCGATCCAAAATATTTCTGGTTTGCAGGGGGCAAAGCTCGTGCTCTGGCATGGGTGGAATATTCCCTTACTGCTCAGCATAGTCACACTTGCCGGTGGTCTGGGCTGGTTTGCTCTCACTCCCCGCTTGCATAAGATTACCCTTTTTGACCGGCTTTCCATCATCGGCCCTGAAAACGCATACGAAAAAGGCCTGAACGGCCTTCTGAAATGGGCTGATATCCAAACCAATTTCTTTCAGGATGGTAAGCTTCGACACTATTTTTACTGGATTTTATCCACATTCACCTTTTTAATATTTTACACCGCCATGCGATTCGGTTCGCTGGGCAAGCTGAACATCGAACCCAACGGCGTACTTTTTCATGAATTGATGATTGTGCTGGTCATGCTTATTTCCACATACAAGGCCATCACATCCGAAACCGTCCTCAGTGCGGTGGCAGCCCTTGGCATCACCGGTTTTGGCATGGCACTGCTGTTTGCCTTGTTCAGCGCTCCCGACCTGGCGCTTACACAATTCTCAATCGAAACGCTTACCGTGCTGTTGCTGGTGTTCATCATTTATAAGGTTCCCAGGTTCGGACAACATAGCACTGCGACAATCCGCAGGCGCGATGCCATCATCTCGTCCCTTGCCGGTATTTCGATGAGCCTGCTGGTGCTTATCGCATTGCAACTCCCCGAAGGAGAACGTATCAGCAGGTATTTTGTCGAAAACAGCTACGAGCTGGCCCACGGGCGCAACATTGTCAACGTGATACTGGTCGATTTCAGGGCGTTGGATACAATGGGAGAAATTGTGGTTCTTGCGCTGGCTGCCATAGGCGTTTTCACCCTGCTCAGGTTTCGCACTCGGGCCGAAAAAGCGGAAAAGGACTGA
- a CDS encoding monovalent cation/H(+) antiporter subunit G — protein MNEIVVVALLLIGSLVILLAAVGLLRMPDVYLRMSSATIAATFGVASMLLAVALHFGETGHALHVLGVIIFLILSVPVGSHMLGIAAYVAGLPMWKGTVSDRLKDQISLENGRVKPLRPDIEPEEEADEMEEELP, from the coding sequence ATGAATGAGATCGTTGTTGTTGCCTTATTGCTGATCGGGTCGCTGGTGATTCTGCTGGCCGCTGTGGGATTGCTCCGTATGCCCGATGTATATCTGCGCATGTCGTCGGCCACCATTGCTGCCACCTTCGGGGTGGCCTCCATGCTGCTGGCCGTTGCCCTGCATTTTGGCGAAACCGGCCATGCCCTTCATGTGCTCGGGGTGATCATTTTTCTCATTCTCAGCGTGCCTGTTGGTTCGCACATGTTGGGCATTGCCGCCTATGTGGCCGGCCTGCCCATGTGGAAAGGCACCGTAAGCGACCGGTTAAAAGATCAGATCAGCCTGGAAAACGGCCGCGTGAAACCCTTGCGACCGGACATTGAGCCGGAGGAAGAAGCAGATGAAATGGAGGAGGAATTGCCATGA
- a CDS encoding response regulator transcription factor → MIRAIIVEDEARSRETLKSLLARFCPDVMVVAEAAGVQQGREAIAKNEPDLVFLDIEMPDGSGFRLLDSQTKAPFDVVFTTAFDQFAIKAIRYAALDYLLKPIVPDELQAAVEKVRQNKERKHNMRKFEVLMNNLDTPLVEPRKIVLSTIEKLHVVEVDRILRCESDNYYTHFYFTDGKHLLISKTLKDVEALLEGANFVRPHKSHLVNTRFIQNFSRDDGGYLTLSNGEKIPVSRRKKEKILELLHRL, encoded by the coding sequence ATGATAAGAGCAATTATCGTTGAAGATGAAGCGCGTTCGCGCGAAACGCTGAAAAGTCTGCTTGCCCGGTTTTGTCCGGATGTGATGGTGGTGGCCGAGGCCGCCGGGGTGCAGCAGGGGCGCGAAGCCATAGCAAAAAACGAGCCCGATTTGGTTTTTCTGGATATCGAAATGCCCGATGGCAGTGGTTTTCGCCTGCTCGACAGCCAGACCAAAGCGCCCTTTGATGTGGTTTTTACAACTGCTTTCGACCAGTTTGCAATAAAAGCGATCCGATACGCGGCACTCGACTACCTGCTCAAGCCTATTGTGCCCGACGAGCTGCAGGCTGCCGTGGAAAAGGTTCGTCAGAACAAAGAGCGCAAGCACAATATGCGCAAATTCGAAGTGCTCATGAACAACCTCGACACACCCCTTGTGGAGCCCAGGAAGATTGTTTTATCGACAATTGAAAAATTGCATGTTGTTGAGGTTGACCGCATTCTGCGTTGCGAATCCGATAATTACTATACCCACTTTTATTTCACCGACGGCAAGCATCTGCTTATCAGCAAAACCCTGAAAGACGTAGAAGCTTTGCTTGAAGGAGCAAATTTTGTCAGGCCCCATAAGTCGCATCTGGTCAACACACGCTTTATTCAAAATTTCAGTCGCGACGACGGCGGTTATCTCACCCTGTCAAACGGCGAAAAAATACCGGTATCACGCCGCAAAAAGGAGAAAATCCTCGAACTGTTGCACCGCTTATAG
- a CDS encoding histidine kinase: MNAAKKKPALSTRFRTSLLLLFWFGLFSPSGLMAATQPGGRQFTRFFSENARIERGLSQNTVYVVFQDSRGLLWLGTWDGLNRFDGYEFRHYNRETGLSNETIRALAQTGDILWVGTEEGLNAMNLRSGSIRSFFALPGDSTSLTNNWINCLFVDSRGRLWVSTAAGLNLLDPSTGKIRQFLGSEYGSPIRSNYINTLIEDGQGRFWAATRNGLISFTEGSGTITRYLHNPSSPRTLPHDQVNALAITSDQAIWVGTRAGLTRLDPNTNRFSLPDDLVREEPDLAKLEINRLYYEPDSLLWIGTQTAGLFRYNLSTRELTRYNFEVDNPNSLSDNRVFDILRDNRGNLWVGTFNGLNRLSTALPMFRTYRNNPLSDNSLINNSVWAFEEDADGRIWIGTEEGISILDPKSQTFRSLRSVLPKVDGLPSGHIREIYRDSRNRMWIGTRYNGLSVYDPATRRFSHFRHLPDDTTSLPDNQVVSVYEDHLGRIWVGTPYGLGRLDPANRKFRNYRPDPDHPNSLPDRRVLDIYQDNKQRIWLATGDGLLQYQEESDNFRIFRSQPDNGGTNRLFSISPDPQGRLWLGTRGGGIMMFDPETSTFRSYTERNGLSNNVAYLALSDKSGNIWVSTNWGLSRLDVGTGVFSTFEVSDGLQSNEFNFNAGFVASDGQIFFGGMNGFTAFYPENVVHDSPSARIILSSFKLLNQLQYKQLCNGDTLRLRYDENFFGFEFAALDFANSNKIKYRFKLENHNDNWVERNAGQRFAEFARVSPGLYRFVVQSTNAQGLWSDNALTINIIIYPPWYQTWWFRSLLVLAGIMGFYLFLFLRLRSVRRKHQDEKRYLEFQKKTNELEQKALQLQMNPHFLFNSLNSIQSFVLKNDIDNAIRYLSKFSQLMRRTLNHSKESSIPLQDELEAIRLYLEIEQLRFENKFEYSITLDPAIDEQFVEIPPMILQPIVENAIHHGLMHRESGGKLLISLKAEGQSIRIVIEDNGIGRAQSAELRRHSGIKRESLGMAITSERFEMLSQYSGQGYTLEVEDLFDDQGKAQGTRVTILITEE; encoded by the coding sequence ATGAATGCAGCAAAAAAGAAACCGGCGCTCAGTACCAGATTCAGGACAAGTCTTTTGTTGCTTTTTTGGTTTGGGTTATTTAGTCCGTCGGGTCTGATGGCTGCCACTCAGCCCGGGGGGCGGCAGTTTACGCGTTTTTTTTCGGAGAACGCCCGCATTGAGCGTGGTTTGAGTCAGAACACTGTGTATGTGGTGTTTCAGGACAGTCGCGGTTTACTTTGGCTGGGCACCTGGGATGGCCTCAACCGCTTCGATGGGTATGAGTTCAGGCATTACAACCGCGAAACGGGGCTTTCCAACGAAACCATTCGTGCCCTGGCCCAAACCGGCGATATACTTTGGGTGGGCACCGAGGAAGGCCTCAACGCCATGAACCTGCGCAGTGGCAGCATCAGGAGTTTTTTTGCCCTGCCGGGCGACAGCACCAGCCTGACCAATAACTGGATCAATTGTTTATTTGTGGACTCCCGAGGCAGGCTTTGGGTGAGCACAGCCGCAGGCCTTAATCTACTCGATCCATCCACCGGAAAGATCCGGCAGTTTCTGGGCAGTGAATACGGCAGTCCGATCCGCAGCAATTACATCAACACGCTTATCGAAGACGGTCAGGGGAGGTTTTGGGCTGCCACGCGCAACGGACTCATCAGTTTCACAGAAGGCAGTGGCACGATTACGCGTTATTTGCACAACCCCTCATCTCCCCGGACGCTGCCCCACGATCAGGTGAATGCACTGGCCATCACCTCCGACCAGGCAATCTGGGTGGGCACACGTGCAGGACTCACACGGCTCGATCCCAACACAAACCGTTTTTCCCTGCCCGACGACCTTGTGCGCGAAGAACCTGATCTGGCTAAGCTTGAGATCAACAGGTTGTATTACGAACCCGACAGCCTCCTCTGGATTGGGACGCAAACAGCGGGATTGTTCAGGTATAACCTTTCCACACGGGAGCTTACCCGCTACAACTTTGAGGTGGATAATCCCAACAGCCTGAGCGACAACAGGGTGTTCGACATCCTGCGCGACAACCGCGGCAACCTATGGGTTGGAACGTTCAACGGACTGAACAGGCTGAGCACTGCCTTGCCCATGTTCCGAACCTACCGGAACAACCCGCTTTCGGACAACAGCCTGATCAACAACTCGGTTTGGGCATTTGAAGAAGATGCGGACGGCAGGATCTGGATAGGTACCGAGGAGGGAATCAGCATCCTCGATCCCAAAAGCCAGACGTTCAGATCGCTTCGTTCAGTTTTACCTAAAGTTGATGGCCTGCCGTCAGGGCACATCCGCGAAATCTATCGCGACAGCCGCAATCGGATGTGGATTGGCACACGCTACAATGGTTTGAGCGTGTACGACCCTGCAACAAGGCGCTTTAGCCACTTCCGTCACCTCCCCGACGACACCACCAGTCTCCCTGACAACCAGGTGGTTAGTGTGTATGAAGATCATTTAGGGCGAATATGGGTTGGCACCCCGTATGGTCTGGGCCGCCTTGATCCGGCTAACAGAAAATTCCGCAACTATCGTCCCGATCCGGATCATCCCAATAGCCTGCCCGACCGTCGCGTGCTGGATATTTATCAGGACAACAAGCAACGTATCTGGCTGGCCACCGGCGATGGGTTGCTTCAATATCAGGAGGAAAGCGACAACTTCCGCATTTTTCGTTCGCAGCCCGACAACGGGGGCACAAACCGCCTGTTTTCCATTAGCCCCGACCCGCAAGGCCGTCTCTGGCTGGGCACGCGTGGAGGAGGCATCATGATGTTCGACCCCGAAACCAGTACTTTTAGGAGCTATACCGAGCGCAACGGACTTTCGAACAATGTAGCCTACCTGGCGCTCAGCGATAAATCTGGAAACATCTGGGTTTCGACCAACTGGGGGCTCTCTCGCCTCGACGTCGGCACCGGAGTTTTCTCCACATTCGAAGTAAGCGACGGTTTGCAAAGCAACGAGTTCAATTTTAATGCAGGCTTTGTTGCATCCGACGGGCAGATTTTCTTTGGCGGGATGAATGGTTTTACGGCTTTTTACCCCGAGAATGTCGTACATGATTCTCCCTCAGCCCGCATCATTCTGTCATCCTTTAAGTTGCTTAATCAGTTGCAATACAAGCAGCTATGCAATGGCGACACCCTGAGGCTGCGGTATGACGAAAATTTCTTTGGCTTCGAATTTGCTGCCCTCGATTTCGCCAACAGCAACAAAATCAAGTACCGTTTCAAACTCGAAAACCACAACGACAACTGGGTGGAGCGCAATGCGGGACAACGCTTTGCCGAGTTTGCCAGGGTGAGTCCGGGACTTTACCGTTTTGTGGTGCAATCGACCAATGCCCAGGGACTATGGTCCGACAATGCCCTCACCATCAACATTATCATTTATCCGCCATGGTATCAGACCTGGTGGTTCAGGTCGCTGCTCGTGCTGGCCGGCATCATGGGTTTTTACCTTTTTCTGTTTCTGAGGCTCAGGTCGGTGCGTCGCAAACATCAGGACGAGAAACGGTATCTGGAGTTTCAGAAAAAAACCAACGAATTGGAACAGAAGGCTCTGCAGCTTCAAATGAACCCTCATTTCCTTTTCAACAGCCTCAACAGCATCCAGAGCTTTGTGTTGAAAAACGATATTGACAACGCCATCCGATACCTATCCAAATTTTCGCAACTTATGCGCCGAACGCTCAACCACAGCAAGGAAAGCTCCATTCCTCTGCAGGACGAGCTGGAAGCCATCAGGCTTTACCTTGAAATTGAGCAGCTCAGGTTTGAGAATAAATTCGAGTACTCCATAACACTCGATCCTGCAATAGACGAGCAGTTTGTCGAAATACCGCCAATGATTCTTCAGCCCATTGTCGAAAATGCCATTCATCATGGTCTCATGCACCGCGAATCAGGAGGAAAACTGCTCATAAGCCTTAAAGCAGAAGGGCAATCGATTCGCATTGTAATTGAAGACAACGGCATCGGGCGAGCACAGTCGGCCGAGTTGCGGAGGCATTCGGGAATAAAGCGCGAGTCGCTGGGAATGGCTATCACCTCAGAGCGTTTCGAAATGCTCAGCCAGTATTCAGGCCAGGGCTATACGCTTGAGGTTGAGGACCTTTTTGATGATCAGGGCAAGGCACAGGGCACCAGAGTAACCATATTGATTACCGAAGAGTAA
- a CDS encoding Na+/H+ antiporter subunit B — protein sequence MQSLIFRTASRILLPVLLLFSLFILFRGHHEPGGGFVGGLIAAMAFAMDVMARGVKHTKKFFPKSPVMFLLPGLVIALGSGLLPLFVGMPVFSGLWDHTPLPGIGHMSNILMFDIGVYLVVMGVTTSIVLNLNQTN from the coding sequence ATGCAATCGCTCATTTTTCGGACTGCTTCGCGGATATTGCTTCCGGTTTTGCTGTTGTTCTCGTTGTTCATTCTATTTAGGGGGCACCACGAACCAGGTGGGGGATTTGTAGGCGGATTGATTGCTGCCATGGCCTTTGCCATGGACGTGATGGCCCGTGGTGTGAAACACACCAAGAAGTTTTTTCCCAAAAGCCCTGTAATGTTTCTATTGCCCGGACTTGTCATTGCCCTGGGCAGTGGCTTGCTGCCACTATTTGTTGGAATGCCTGTCTTTTCCGGGCTTTGGGACCATACGCCCTTGCCAGGAATCGGACATATGAGCAACATTTTGATGTTCGACATAGGGGTTTACCTTGTGGTGATGGGCGTTACCACCAGCATTGTACTCAACCTCAACCAAACAAATTAA
- the buk gene encoding butyrate kinase gives MLQKKILVIYPEKWATRIAVYYNNEPMFLKSIKHPADDLARFDFIPDQTAYRRDAIIAELRRNDYDVHKVDIIMARSGLIKPLKSGIYRVNARMVEDLRKGVSGMHETNLGGLIAFDLAAMTGKQAYMADPVVVDELSDLARMTGHPMFEHKSIFHALSHKFFARKYAKSINRQYEDLNLIVCHIGLGGISVGAHQKGRVVDVNQAFDGSGPFSITRAGTLPVGQLISLCFSGKYSEKEVREMVNVKGGYAAYLGTDNIQQINAMIAAKDPKALFVSEACAYQVSKEIASHYATLEGEVDAIILSGQIFNSELFLDNVKRRVGKLAPLALYPTVNDLEAHAYNAMRIVKGEVEVLEYE, from the coding sequence ATGCTGCAAAAAAAGATTCTGGTCATCTATCCCGAGAAATGGGCCACACGCATAGCCGTGTACTACAACAACGAGCCCATGTTTCTGAAAAGCATCAAACACCCGGCCGACGACCTGGCACGCTTTGATTTCATTCCGGATCAAACTGCTTACCGCCGCGATGCCATCATAGCCGAGCTCAGGCGCAACGACTACGATGTGCACAAAGTGGACATCATCATGGCGCGCAGTGGCCTGATCAAACCCCTGAAATCAGGCATCTACAGGGTCAATGCACGTATGGTCGAAGATCTGCGTAAAGGTGTTTCGGGCATGCACGAAACCAATCTTGGCGGGCTCATTGCCTTCGATCTGGCTGCGATGACGGGCAAGCAGGCCTATATGGCTGATCCTGTGGTGGTTGATGAGCTATCGGACCTAGCCCGTATGACAGGCCATCCCATGTTTGAACATAAGTCGATCTTCCACGCCCTGAGCCATAAGTTTTTTGCCCGCAAATATGCCAAGAGCATCAACAGGCAGTACGAAGACCTCAACCTGATTGTCTGCCACATCGGTTTGGGTGGCATCTCGGTGGGTGCCCACCAGAAAGGCCGCGTGGTGGATGTAAATCAGGCGTTCGACGGCAGCGGACCTTTCAGCATCACACGCGCCGGAACTTTGCCGGTTGGTCAGCTCATCAGCCTGTGCTTCAGCGGGAAATATTCCGAAAAAGAAGTGCGCGAAATGGTCAATGTCAAAGGCGGTTATGCGGCTTACCTTGGCACCGACAACATCCAGCAGATCAATGCAATGATTGCTGCCAAAGATCCAAAAGCACTTTTTGTTTCGGAAGCCTGCGCCTACCAGGTGAGCAAAGAAATCGCCTCCCATTATGCCACCCTTGAAGGCGAGGTGGATGCCATCATCCTGTCGGGACAGATTTTCAACAGCGAACTGTTTCTCGACAATGTGAAGAGGCGGGTTGGCAAACTGGCCCCACTTGCGCTTTATCCCACTGTGAACGACCTCGAAGCCCATGCCTACAACGCCATGCGCATTGTGAAAGGCGAGGTGGAAGTGCTTGAATATGAATGA
- a CDS encoding cation:proton antiporter, whose translation MSLENWILYVILPIMAISMVLITVRVLRGPSLMDRVVALDLLVIVSIGGLSAYAVLHNQPVMIDISLVLALIAFLSSVGFATYHMRSKKDKDRFDLH comes from the coding sequence ATGAGCCTAGAAAACTGGATCCTTTACGTCATCCTGCCAATCATGGCCATTTCGATGGTGTTGATCACTGTCAGGGTATTGCGTGGCCCAAGCCTGATGGACAGGGTGGTGGCACTCGACCTGCTTGTGATTGTCAGCATTGGGGGCTTATCGGCTTATGCGGTGCTGCACAATCAGCCGGTGATGATCGATATCTCGCTGGTTTTGGCCCTGATAGCCTTTCTGAGTTCGGTAGGCTTTGCCACCTACCACATGCGAAGCAAAAAAGATAAAGACCGTTTTGACCTGCACTAA
- a CDS encoding Na+/H+ antiporter subunit E: MKYLLLNIFLAFIWLTLTQKFSLDEFAFGYLAGYLVIWFTHHKVRNKPRYVTFVPKFASFAWLFVCEVVKGSLRIATDILRSSPRIRPGIIAIPLDARTDFEIATLASIITLTPGTTSLAVSDDKSLLYVYSVYLDADEQKNIEGIKKGLEKKLLEVLR; this comes from the coding sequence ATGAAATATCTGCTGCTTAACATCTTTCTGGCCTTTATCTGGCTTACGCTTACCCAAAAGTTCAGCCTGGATGAGTTTGCTTTCGGATATCTTGCCGGATATCTGGTCATCTGGTTTACGCATCACAAAGTGCGCAACAAACCCAGGTACGTAACATTTGTGCCCAAGTTTGCCTCATTTGCGTGGCTGTTTGTATGCGAGGTGGTCAAAGGCAGTTTGCGGATTGCAACCGATATTTTGCGATCATCACCCCGCATACGTCCGGGCATCATAGCCATTCCGCTCGACGCGCGCACGGATTTCGAAATAGCCACCCTTGCCAGCATCATCACCCTGACGCCCGGCACCACCAGCCTGGCCGTATCCGACGACAAATCACTTCTCTATGTGTATAGCGTCTATCTGGATGCAGATGAGCAAAAAAACATCGAAGGAATAAAAAAAGGTCTGGAGAAAAAACTGCTGGAGGTATTGCGATGA